In a single window of the Elaeis guineensis isolate ETL-2024a chromosome 8, EG11, whole genome shotgun sequence genome:
- the LOC105050526 gene encoding protein-tyrosine-phosphatase IBR5 isoform X2, with product MRKRERENPCGVCGHYHKYEEGEVCMVCGHRIPAAEERSAQQGSAFPSEILKDFLYLGSYDNASRAELLKTLGISRILNTVPACQNLYKNSFTYHCLQDDKHLQFDDAIQFLEQCERDEARVLIHCMSGKNRSAAIVIAYLMKSKGWRFSQSCQWVKHRRPVVELSQGDDCLILWKMKLYFLC from the exons atgaggaagagggagagggagaacccCTGCGGGGTCTGCGGCCACTACCACAAGTACGAGGAGGGGGAGGTCTGCATGGTGTGCGGCCACCGGATCCCGGCGGCGGAGGAGCGGTCGGCGCAGCAGGGCAGCGCGTTTCCATCGGAGATCCTGAAGGATTTCCTCTATCTAGGGAGCTACGACAACGCGTCCAGGGCGGAGCTCCTCAAGACCCTTGGCATCTCCCGCATCCTCAAT ACTGTGCCTGCATGCCAAAACCTGTATAAGAATTCTTTCACGTATCATTGCCTCCAAGATGACAAGCACTTGCAATTTGATGATGCAATCCAATTTTTAG AGCAATGTGAAAGGGACGAGGCGCGGGTTCTCATTCACTGCATGTCAGGAAAAAATAG GTCAGCAGCTATTGTAATAGCCTACTTGATGAAAAGCAAAGGATGGCGATTTTCACAAAGTTGTCAGTGGGTTAAACATCGTAGGCCGGTGGTGGAGTTGTCCCAAG GGGATGACTGTTTAATCTTGTGGAAGATGAAGCTATATTTTCTTTGTTGA
- the LOC105050527 gene encoding uncharacterized protein has translation MEGVGARLGRSSTRYGPATVFSGPVRKWKKKWVPLSNPNSNASSNAALNGGGATNNNHSHLLLYKWTPISSQANGGATTAAASAMGKDVSAATAVPAAQPEEPPRRKFRYVPISVIEEQKQEAAVKSEEENKPRDADASAQPVQANQSDGKPDMNDASMEEAQATGKDQAPAENKGTDLNLSLGLNAPDDDGESDTKPAEQGDGTGKLHRVKSGEDVEMKSATDSETENKLKRKAVTPDLEMRV, from the exons ATGGAAGGAGTGGGGGCCCGGCTGGGCCGGTCGTCGACTCGGTACGGGCCAGCGACGGTCTTCAGCGGACCGGTCCGGAAGTGGAAGAAGAAGTGGGTCCCCCTCTCCAACCCTAACTCCAACGCCTCTTCCAACGCCGCCCTCAACGGCGGCGGCGCCACCAACAACAACCACTCCCATCTCCTCCTCTACAAGTGGACCCCCATCTCCTCCCAGGCCAACGGCGGAGCCACCACCGCCGCCGCGTCGGCCATGGGGAAGGACGTGTCGGCCGCCACAGCTGTCCCCGCCGCCCAGCCTGAGGAGCCCCCCCGGAGGAAGTTCCGCTACGTCCCG ATTTCTGTCATTGAAGAGCAAAAGCAAGAGGCTGCAGTGAAGTCTGAGGAGGAGAATAAACCACGTGATGCTGATGCTTCTGCACAGCCCGTCCAAGCTAATCAGTCTGATGGGAAACCTGATATGAATGATGCCTCAATGGAAGAAGCTCAG GCTACAGGCAAGGATCAAGCACCGGCAGAAAACAAGGGAACAGATCTAAATTTGAGCTTGGGTTTGAACGCTCctgatgatgatggtgaaagtGATACCAAACCGGCAGAGCAGGGTGACGGCACCGGTAAACTACATAGAGTAAAGTCAGGTGAGGACGTGGAAATGAAATCTGCAACTGATTCAGAAACTGAAAATAAATTAAAGAGGAAGGCTGTCACCCCTGACCTTGAAATGAGGGTTTAA
- the LOC105050526 gene encoding protein-tyrosine-phosphatase IBR5 isoform X1: protein MRKRERENPCGVCGHYHKYEEGEVCMVCGHRIPAAEERSAQQGSAFPSEILKDFLYLGSYDNASRAELLKTLGISRILNTVPACQNLYKNSFTYHCLQDDKHLQFDDAIQFLEQCERDEARVLIHCMSGKNRSAAIVIAYLMKSKGWRFSQSCQWVKHRRPVVELSQAFHQQLREYEQRIFGSNEPVPVQPLFPSDSVPSFEFGYSRTISNPPVPMFNQPTMPSIFERVGPNTTPSNFVFGAGRNTEQKIMESSAFNAILPTGSETPMDSS from the exons atgaggaagagggagagggagaacccCTGCGGGGTCTGCGGCCACTACCACAAGTACGAGGAGGGGGAGGTCTGCATGGTGTGCGGCCACCGGATCCCGGCGGCGGAGGAGCGGTCGGCGCAGCAGGGCAGCGCGTTTCCATCGGAGATCCTGAAGGATTTCCTCTATCTAGGGAGCTACGACAACGCGTCCAGGGCGGAGCTCCTCAAGACCCTTGGCATCTCCCGCATCCTCAAT ACTGTGCCTGCATGCCAAAACCTGTATAAGAATTCTTTCACGTATCATTGCCTCCAAGATGACAAGCACTTGCAATTTGATGATGCAATCCAATTTTTAG AGCAATGTGAAAGGGACGAGGCGCGGGTTCTCATTCACTGCATGTCAGGAAAAAATAG GTCAGCAGCTATTGTAATAGCCTACTTGATGAAAAGCAAAGGATGGCGATTTTCACAAAGTTGTCAGTGGGTTAAACATCGTAGGCCGGTGGTGGAGTTGTCCCAAG CTTTTCATCAACAGTTACGAGAGTATGAGCAGAGAATCTTTGGATCCAATGAGCCTGTACCTGTCCAACCTCTGTTTCCATCAGATTCGGTTCCATCTTTTGAGTTTGGGTATTCCAGGACAATCAGTAATCCTCCAGTTCCGATGTTCAATCAGCCCACCATGCCATCCATCTTTGAACGCGTTGGTCCAAACACCACCCCCAGTAATTTTGTTTTTGGAGCTGGGAGAAATACCGAGCAGAAAATCATGGAAAGCAGTGCTTTTAACGCCATCCTTCCAACTGGGAGCGAAACCCCTATGGACAGCTCTTAA
- the LOC105050526 gene encoding protein-tyrosine-phosphatase IBR5 isoform X3, whose product MRKRERENPCGVCGHYHKYEEGEVCMVCGHRIPAAEERSAQQGSAFPSEILKDFLYLGSYDNASRAELLKTLGISRILNTVPACQNLYKNSFTYHCLQDDKHLQFDDAIQFLEQCERDEARVLIHCMSGKNRSAAIVIAYLMKSKGWRFSQSCQWVKHRRPVVELSQVTRV is encoded by the exons atgaggaagagggagagggagaacccCTGCGGGGTCTGCGGCCACTACCACAAGTACGAGGAGGGGGAGGTCTGCATGGTGTGCGGCCACCGGATCCCGGCGGCGGAGGAGCGGTCGGCGCAGCAGGGCAGCGCGTTTCCATCGGAGATCCTGAAGGATTTCCTCTATCTAGGGAGCTACGACAACGCGTCCAGGGCGGAGCTCCTCAAGACCCTTGGCATCTCCCGCATCCTCAAT ACTGTGCCTGCATGCCAAAACCTGTATAAGAATTCTTTCACGTATCATTGCCTCCAAGATGACAAGCACTTGCAATTTGATGATGCAATCCAATTTTTAG AGCAATGTGAAAGGGACGAGGCGCGGGTTCTCATTCACTGCATGTCAGGAAAAAATAG GTCAGCAGCTATTGTAATAGCCTACTTGATGAAAAGCAAAGGATGGCGATTTTCACAAAGTTGTCAGTGGGTTAAACATCGTAGGCCGGTGGTGGAGTTGTCCCAAG TTACGAGAGTATGA
- the LOC105050601 gene encoding LOW QUALITY PROTEIN: uncharacterized protein (The sequence of the model RefSeq protein was modified relative to this genomic sequence to represent the inferred CDS: deleted 1 base in 1 codon), whose protein sequence is MISFGAENHSTPSRLPKFAGHSFLMEPNLKSSSFDHPNSHPRTSGVETKEDLPPMAAPTITTNPPATEKRPRRLARQVSSRYMLTPSSSSSSPISSSSSYGEPHLASSPRVACPSFPHPLLPLPKKHHHPHPKQHRRTPSIPSSPDATDSEPECSTCFTDENQPMGSVRRSLETPLLSGIQSKDTGTQRKRAVVRLFDENGGERQQPFDHPKPIDVKRRPRPGTPMVYPLDRTSSGTSTGTPRSTYLSQNLQRSTSVGASAARRATPRPPTPARVGPFPSEKDGGNGRDETCSENYSTVADFSDSETCSVSSQGGLCESPPLPSHNNCRGRPVSELRSSMPEADLLPTMSARRAVEGSSGRQDCGQDPSCRASNPLCYRSLNMALSSCPQHPSSLNKSLNRSLVPLKPPQPPTTKFTMELKKGRKVSGRQEDVHMLRLLHNQYLQWRFVNAKAQATVQARRIAAERSLFGLSVKISELQSSVTEKRTELEQLRRRESLLSILKAQMPCLDEWTNLEGDYSSSLSGATKALQDASLRLPIIGNVRADVRELKEVLDSAMHMLESVSPYVGCFLPKAEGVEDIASDLARVVNSERTLTEECGNLLSEVHNLQVKECSLRSQLMQLKQRNVMLMQRHF, encoded by the exons ATGATCTCTTTTGGGGCAGAGAATCATTCCACTCCATCTCGTCTTCCTAAGTTCGCTGGTCAT AGTTTCCTCATGGAACCCAATCTCaaatcttcttcttttgatcatcCCAATAGCCATCCACGTACTTCCGGAGTAGAGACCAAGGAGGATCTCCCTCCAATGGCGGCACCAACAATCACAACAAATCCTCCTGCCACCGAGAAGAGGCCACGGCGGCTGGCGAGGCAGGTGAGCTCCCGATACATGCTGACTCCATCCTCATCATCATCTTCTCCCATATCGTCTTCTTCCTCCTATGGAGAACCCCATCTTGCCTCCTCTCCAAGAGTGGCGTGCCCCTCTTTCCCCcacccccttctccctcttcccAAGAAACACCACCATCCCCACCCGAAGCAACACCGCCGGACCCCCTCGATTCCCTCTTCTCCTGATGCCACCGATTCCGAACCGGAGTGCTCCACCTGCTTCACAGATGAGAATCAGCCCATGGGTTCGGTTAGACGCAGCTTGGAGACTCCCCTGTTATCAGggattcagagtaaagatactgGGACTCAGAGAAAGCGGGCCGTGGTGAGGTTATTTGATGAAAATGGCGGTGAGCGACAGCAGCCCTTTGATCACCCGAAACCCATTGATGTGAAAAGAAGACCCAGGCCTGGCACTCCGATGGTATATCCTCTGGATAGGACTAGCTCCGGCACCAGCACTGGTACTCCAAGATCGACGTATCTGAGCCAAAACCTTCAGAGATCCACGAGTGTTGGCGCATCAGCTGCAAGAAGGGCAACCCCGAGACCTCCCACCCCTGCCCGAGTTGGCCCATTCCCTTCGGAGAAGGACGGCGGCAATGGGCGCGACGAAACTTGCTCGGAGAACTACTCTACAGTGGCTGACTTCTCTGATTCAGAGACTTGCAGTGTCAGCAGTCAGGGTGGGCTCTGTGAAAGCCCTCCGCTTCCAAGCCACAACAATTGCAGGGGACGGCCGGTTTCAGAACTCCGGTCCTCCATGCCCGAAGCTGACCTCTTGCCGACCATGTCGGCAAGACGGGCAGTAGAAGGGAGCTCAGGCCGACAAGATTGTGGACAGGATCCTTCTTGTAGAGCATCAAACCCTCTATGTTACCGCTCTCTGAATATGGCTTTGTCGAGTTGCCCGCAACATCCGTCCAGTCTGAATAAGTCCTTAAATAGATCCCTTGTTCCATTGAAGCCTCCACAGCCCCCGACTACCAAATTCACGATGGAGTTAAAAAAGGGAAGGAAGGTATCTGGCCGGCAGGAAGAtgtccatatgcttcgactgCTCCACAACCAATATCTGCAATGGAGATTTGTTAATGCCAAAGCACAGGCGACGGTACAAGCTCGGAGAATTGCAGCTGAG AGATCACTTTTCGGGCTCTCTGTAAAAATTTCAGAGCTGCAAAGTTCTGTTACAGAGAAGAGGACCGAACTTGAACAACTGAGAAGAAGGGAGAGTTTGCTTTCCATTCTCAAAGCTCAA ATGCCATGTTTGGATGAGTGGACCAATCTTGAAGGAGACTACTCAAGTTCGCTCTCTGGGGCAACAAAGGCTTTGCAGGATGCTTCACTCCGACTTCCAATTATTGGGAATGTGAGG GCTGATGTTAGAGAGCTAAAAGAAGTCCTTGATTCTGCAATGCATATGCTGGAGTCAGTGTCTCCCTATGTTGGGTGCTTTCTACCAAAG GCCGAAGGTGTTGAAGATATAGCTTCAGATCTTGCTAGGGTAGTCAATAGTGAAAGAACTCTGACCGAAGAGTGCGGAAATCTCTTATCTGAAGTGCATAATTTGCAG GTGAAGGAATGCAGCTTAAGAAGCCAATTAATGCAACTCAAGCAACGCAATGTAATGTTAATGCAGAGACATTTTTGA